From the Streptomyces nodosus genome, the window TCCTTGTCCGTGTCGGCGAATTCGGTTGTCGGGAGGTCTGGAGATGGGTGAGCTGTATCCGCCGGTCGAGCCGTACGAGAAGGGGATGCTCGACGTCGGCGACGGCAACCTCGTGTACTGGGAGGTCTGCGGTAATCCGGACGGCAAGCCCGCACTCGTCGTGCACGGCGGTCCAGGCTCGGGGTGCGGGCCCAGGGCGCGCCAGTTCTTCGACCCGGACCGGTACCGGGTCGTCCTGTTCGACCAGCGCGGCTGTGGCCGCAGCACCCCTCACGCGAGCGACCCGGCGACCGACATGCGGCACAACACCACCCCGCATCTGATCGCCGACATGGAGCGGCTGCGGGAGCATCTGGGCATCGACCGCTGGTTGTTGTACGGCGGCTCATGGGGTTCCACGCTGCTCCTGGCCTACGCCGAGACCTACCCGGAGCGGGTGTCGGAGATCGTCATCGCCGCCGTCACCACCACCAGGCGCTCGGAGATCGACTGGCTCTACCGGGGCGTGGGCCGCTTCTTCCCCGAGCAGTGGGAGCGCTTCCTGGCGGGAGCCCCCGGCACTCCGCGGGACGGTGACGTCGTCGCGGCCTACGCACGTCTCATGGAACACCCGGACGCCGCGGTACGGGAGAAGGCCACGGCCGACTGGTGCGCCTGGGAGGACGCGGTCCTGTCCGGTGAGACGAACGGCGACTCCAATCCGTTCGGTGACCGCCCTCCGACCGCGCGACTGGCCCTGGTCCGGATCTGCTCCCACTTCTTCTCCCACGGCGCGTGGCTGGAGGAAGGCGCCCTGCTCCGCGACGCCCACCGTCTGACCGGCATCCCCGGCGTACTGGTCCACGGCAGCCGCGACATGGGAGGCCCGCTGGACACAGCGTGGGAACTCGCCCGGGCGTGGCCCGACGCGGAGCTGGTCGTCGTCGGAGACGCGGGCCACCTGGCCAGCGACACGACCCGCGCCCATGTCCTCGGAGCCCTCGACCGATTCGCTCGCCCGCGGTGAGACCGGGCCGCCCCCGCACCACCACGGACGACAACGCCGATTGCGGACTGGAGATCGTCAGTCATTAGGCTCGTTCCGCAACAGGACGCGAAGGGGAGATCGGTGGCGCGGGTTGCGGTGATCGGTGGGGGTATCAGCGGGCTGGGGACGGCGCTCATGCTCGGCCGACGAGGCCACAGGGTCACATTGTTCGAACAGGACGCGCGGAGGGCCGGAGAGGACCTGGACCGGGACTTCTTCCACTGGGACAGGCCCCGGGTCCCGCAGTCCGTCCAGCCCCACTCGCTGCTCGCGCCCGTCCGCACCGTGTTGCGCGCTGAGGCCCCCGACGTCTACACGGACCTGCTGGCCCGGGGAGCACGGGAGTACCACGAGTTCGACTGGTTCGATGAGCGCCCGCCGCACAGGGCAGGCGATGAGGACCTGGTGACCCTGCGCACCCGCCGCATCGTGCTGGAGGCCGCCCTGACCGCGGCCGTGCGGCGCGAACCCACCGTCGAGGTGCGGCAGGGCTGCCGGGTGCGCGCCCTCACCTTCCGGGAGGGCCGTCCTGCCCGGGTCACCGGGGTGCAGGTGGGCTCGGAAACGCACCAGGCGGACCTCGTCGTGGATGCATCGGGTCGGCGCTCGCCGGTGCCCGCCTGGCTGGCCGCGGCCGGCTGCCGCCCGCCCGTGGTCGACAGCCACCGCACCGGGATCGCCTATGTGTGCCGCTGGTACCGCCTGCGCGCCGACGGTCCACGCGATCCCGGGCGGGTGAAGACCGGTTCGGCCGCGCCGTTCGCGCTCGCCGGCGTCTTCCCTTCCGACAACGGCACCTTCGCCGTGAGCCTGGTGCTCTCCACGGGTGACCCGACCCGCGGCGCGCTCACCGACCCTGCCGTGTTCGAGGCCGTCGCTCGCCGCTTCCCCGCGACCGCCGCCTGGCTCGGCCTGGCCCCCGAACCGCGCTCCGCCGTGCTGGCGATGGCCGGCCTGGACAACCGCTGGACCGCCCTCGCCGACGACGACGGGCCCCTCGTCACCGGCCTGGTCAACGCCGGGGACAGCCTCATCCACACCAATCCCACCTTCGGTCATGGCGCGGCCCTCTGTCTGCTTGCCGCCCAGCACCTCGCCGGCCAGGTCGACCAGATCGCCGCGGACCCCATGGGCTACCACATGTGGACAACAAAGGCCCTCCGCCCGTGGTTCGACGCGCAGGTCAAGGCCGACCGAGCCGACGGGCAACGCCTCGCCGAAGGCGCACCACCCGCAGATCGACGCGCTGCCGCCCGGGCCGCCTGCGCCTTCGACGATCCCGTCGTCATGCGAGCCCGGGCCCAGGTACGCCATCTCCTGCGATCAGCCGAGGAGGCCTACGGCACCGACGAGGTGGACCAGCACATCACCGCCTGGCTGACCGCCCACCCGGACTTCACACCGAAACACGACGGCCCGACCCGGGACCAGTGGGAAGCACTCACAAAATAGCGGTAGGCGCCAGGTGACGGACCCCGGTATGGCGCCCTGTGCCGCCGCCGGTGCCCGGCCCTCAGCCGGGGCGTTTGGCCATGATTACCAGGCCCGGCCCGCTTTGCTCGTCCGCAGGCAGCCGAAGCTCGGCAACCGGGCGCAGTCCGGCCTGCTCGATCAGGTCCAACAGTAGTTCCGGCCGCCATTTGTGTGTCGTCCAACGAACAGGTCGTATGCGTTGCGGTAGTACCCCTCGCCGGATTCCCGGTCATAGAGGTGCCGGTCCCGCCAGGGCTTCTTGAAGTCGTCCAGGGTCGCCCGGAGCACCGGTCGCCCCGCAGCACTGATCCACTCGGCCAGTTCATGCCCGAAGCTCGTCTTCCCGGCGGCGGTGAAACCGTCGACTCCCACGAGCAGGCGGCCCTCACCGAGAGCCAGGATGCGCTTGGCGATCTTTTCGACCAGCATGCTGCGCTCGTCGGAGGCCGGCGGAGGACAGGGCTGCCGCCAGGACGAAGCCGAATGATGCACATCTGCCTGGGGTGATCTCATGGAAGTAAACCTATCGACACGGCGGGACACCTCGCCGTGCTCCGCGATGGCCGGCTGCTGCCATCCTGATGCCCATGGCGACGCTGAACGGACGACCTGTCACCCCCGATGCCCTGCTGACTCTGGCGTTGACGAACTACGGCCACTTCACCTCGATGCGTGTGGACGATCAGCGCGTGCGCGGCCTCGGCCTCCATCTTGAACGCCTCGTCAGGGACTGCCGGACGGTGATGGGCGCGGAGCTGGACCCGGAGCAGGTCCGCGCGTACGTGCGCCAGGCCGCCGGTGATCTGACGGGCTCGTTCGTCGTGCGGGTGACCGTCTTCGATCCGGCCGTGGAGGTGGGGCACCCCGACAGGGCGGACCACCCCGGCGTCCTCGTGACCGTGCGCCCGGCCGGCCGCCTGCCGATGCCGCCGCTGCGCGTGAAGTCCGTCCGCTACGAGCGGGATGTGCCCGCGGTCAAGCACACAGGCCTCTTCGGCGCTCTGCACGCACGGCGTTCGGCGCTGCTGGACGGCTACGACGATGCGCTGTTCATCGGGCCGGACGACCGTGTGTCGGAGGGCGCGACATGGAATGTGGGCTTCATCGACGCGGACGGCGTCGTCTGGCCGGAGGCCGACGTGCTGCCCGGCGTGACGATGGCGCTGCTCCAGCGGTCCGGGGAGCACCGCACCATGCCCGTGACTCTCGCGGAAGCCCGGGGTATGCACGCCGCGTTCGCCACCAACACGACGATCGGGGTGCGGGCGCTGTCCGCCGTCGATGATGTGCCGATGGCCACGGAGCACCCGGTGCTCAGCCAACTCCGGAAGGCCTATCTCGCCGTCCCGGGCGAACGTTTGTAGGGCCCCGGTACGGGTGGGCTCTCGTTGAGGAGGCGGCTATGAGTTGTCGTCAAATGTCATGCGTCCGCCCGGGGCGGGGTGACGGGGGCTGTTGCCCCGCGTAAGTCGAGCCGACCGGTCGAACGCCCCTCGGCGGCATGTCAGTGGCTACTTCTACGCTTTCGGCCATGGACATGGACGATCTTGTCTGGCAGGCGAGCAACAATCGCGGCATTGCTCCGAGAAGGGTGGGGCTCCTGCTGGAGCACGGTCACCTGGACCTGGTGATCCGGGCAGCGGCGGAACGCGGCGAGTGGTTCTGCGCGGAGAGCGCGGTGGAGGAGCTGTGCCGGGCGGGGGAGTTCGGACGGGCGCTGGAGGTGATGGAGCCGTTCGTCATAACCGGGTGGCGGCCCGCCCTGTGGGCGAAGGCCGACATCCTGCTCCGGGCGGGCCGGACGGAGGAGGCCCGGGATCTGGTCCGTCCCGACGAAGCAGGCCGCACCTCGAGGACCGAACACCGCGACTTCGCCGAGCTGCTCGCCAAGGCAGGGCGCGTCGACGAGGCCATCGACCTGCTCGTCCCGCACATCGGTGAGTCGTGGATCCGGTCGGTCCTGGTGGAGATCACAGAGGGTCAGGACCGTGACGAGCGGGTGCTGGAGTTGATCGCCCCGCACGCCGAAGCCGCGCGGCGAGCCCGCGACGAGGGCCGGTGGGACTACTCCTGCTCGGACGCGCAGGAACTCCAGGCCCGGGTGCTTGAGCGCGCAGGCCGCGCCGACGAGGCGATCCGGATCCTCGGCCAGGACATAGTCGAGAATTCCTACCTCACCCTGAACACCCTCACCGCCTATGCCGAACTGCTGGCACGTCACCACCGGCTCGACGAGCTACGCGAGCTGGCCACCGGACAGGACGCACACACCGTCCTGCACATCTACGCCGGCGCCCTTCGCGACCACGGCCGGGCCCATGAAGCCGAGACTGTGATGCGTGACGCCATCGCCGCTGACGACTGGGTCGGGTACCGGGCCTGGCTCTCCTCGGCCTTGCTACGGGACGGCCGTCTGGACGACGCGATCGCCGTGGCCGAACCCGGCTTCAGCTGGTACGACTGCTCCAACCTCCTGGCCCCACTCGTCTACCCGCTCCTCGACCGCCCTGAGGAACTGCTCCG encodes:
- a CDS encoding FAD-dependent oxidoreductase — protein: MARVAVIGGGISGLGTALMLGRRGHRVTLFEQDARRAGEDLDRDFFHWDRPRVPQSVQPHSLLAPVRTVLRAEAPDVYTDLLARGAREYHEFDWFDERPPHRAGDEDLVTLRTRRIVLEAALTAAVRREPTVEVRQGCRVRALTFREGRPARVTGVQVGSETHQADLVVDASGRRSPVPAWLAAAGCRPPVVDSHRTGIAYVCRWYRLRADGPRDPGRVKTGSAAPFALAGVFPSDNGTFAVSLVLSTGDPTRGALTDPAVFEAVARRFPATAAWLGLAPEPRSAVLAMAGLDNRWTALADDDGPLVTGLVNAGDSLIHTNPTFGHGAALCLLAAQHLAGQVDQIAADPMGYHMWTTKALRPWFDAQVKADRADGQRLAEGAPPADRRAAARAACAFDDPVVMRARAQVRHLLRSAEEAYGTDEVDQHITAWLTAHPDFTPKHDGPTRDQWEALTK
- a CDS encoding tetratricopeptide repeat protein; translation: MDMDDLVWQASNNRGIAPRRVGLLLEHGHLDLVIRAAAERGEWFCAESAVEELCRAGEFGRALEVMEPFVITGWRPALWAKADILLRAGRTEEARDLVRPDEAGRTSRTEHRDFAELLAKAGRVDEAIDLLVPHIGESWIRSVLVEITEGQDRDERVLELIAPHAEAARRARDEGRWDYSCSDAQELQARVLERAGRADEAIRILGQDIVENSYLTLNTLTAYAELLARHHRLDELRELATGQDAHTVLHIYAGALRDHGRAHEAETVMRDAIAADDWVGYRAWLSSALLRDGRLDDAIAVAEPGFSWYDCSNLLAPLVYPLLDRPEELLRLLEHPLTVPHHGHEEFQHWWRAFALAGLGRTDEAIALAEAHPDPWTDPRIVKAGLLSTAGHLSAAAAELRDLGTIEAREELFEVLVRQGRAAEAIAAHPTVAEQRAAESKPESALLREDGYSLEPPF
- a CDS encoding aminotransferase class IV family protein is translated as MATLNGRPVTPDALLTLALTNYGHFTSMRVDDQRVRGLGLHLERLVRDCRTVMGAELDPEQVRAYVRQAAGDLTGSFVVRVTVFDPAVEVGHPDRADHPGVLVTVRPAGRLPMPPLRVKSVRYERDVPAVKHTGLFGALHARRSALLDGYDDALFIGPDDRVSEGATWNVGFIDADGVVWPEADVLPGVTMALLQRSGEHRTMPVTLAEARGMHAAFATNTTIGVRALSAVDDVPMATEHPVLSQLRKAYLAVPGERL
- the pip gene encoding prolyl aminopeptidase, whose amino-acid sequence is MGELYPPVEPYEKGMLDVGDGNLVYWEVCGNPDGKPALVVHGGPGSGCGPRARQFFDPDRYRVVLFDQRGCGRSTPHASDPATDMRHNTTPHLIADMERLREHLGIDRWLLYGGSWGSTLLLAYAETYPERVSEIVIAAVTTTRRSEIDWLYRGVGRFFPEQWERFLAGAPGTPRDGDVVAAYARLMEHPDAAVREKATADWCAWEDAVLSGETNGDSNPFGDRPPTARLALVRICSHFFSHGAWLEEGALLRDAHRLTGIPGVLVHGSRDMGGPLDTAWELARAWPDAELVVVGDAGHLASDTTRAHVLGALDRFARPR
- a CDS encoding nucleoside/nucleotide kinase family protein; its protein translation is MLVEKIAKRILALGEGRLLVGVDGFTAAGKTSFGHELAEWISAAGRPVLRATLDDFKKPWRDRHLYDRESGEGYYRNAYDLFVGRHTNGGRNYCWT